The following are encoded together in the Acidimicrobiia bacterium genome:
- a CDS encoding DsrE/DsrF/DrsH-like family protein codes for THLFFTFWGFDMITEKTMDHLKFSPLGNPATHMPNFVMGLPGMTSFATRMMKEQIGGLDIPEVREFLELITDAGGHLWACRMSADMKHLEEKDLYDRVEGIISAADFIEIAAGAQTLFI; via the coding sequence AACTCACTTGTTCTTTACGTTCTGGGGTTTCGACATGATTACCGAGAAGACCATGGATCACTTGAAGTTCTCACCGCTTGGCAACCCTGCCACGCACATGCCGAACTTCGTGATGGGTCTGCCCGGTATGACGTCGTTCGCCACCCGTATGATGAAGGAGCAGATCGGGGGACTCGATATTCCGGAGGTTCGCGAATTCCTGGAACTGATCACCGACGCCGGCGGCCACCTGTGGGCATGTCGTATGTCGGCTGATATGAAACACCTGGAGGAAAAGGATCTTTACGATCGGGTTGAAGGCATCATCAGTGCTGCCGACTTCATCGAAATCGCCGCAGGTGCCCAGACCCTCTTCATCTAG